A window of Clostridium sp. 'White wine YQ' contains these coding sequences:
- a CDS encoding HD domain-containing protein codes for MDRVNEILNSREYRALLDKIELLEKDRLYCKHNLEHFLNMARICYIINLERNLGFSKEIIYIIGLLHDIGRGEQYEKGTPHNEASYEIAKSFLDRINFSLEEKELIKEGILGHRRIEKTSLIASLIYEGDKLSRECYNCNATLGCNWDDSKKNLEIKY; via the coding sequence ATGGATAGAGTAAATGAAATCTTGAATAGCAGAGAATATAGAGCTCTATTAGATAAAATTGAGCTGTTAGAAAAGGATAGACTATACTGCAAACATAATCTTGAGCATTTTTTGAATATGGCAAGGATATGTTACATAATTAATTTAGAAAGAAATCTTGGATTTTCAAAAGAAATAATTTATATTATTGGACTTCTCCATGATATAGGAAGAGGAGAACAATATGAAAAAGGAACTCCTCATAATGAAGCTTCATATGAAATAGCTAAAAGTTTCTTAGATAGAATTAACTTTTCATTGGAAGAAAAAGAGCTTATTAAAGAAGGTATATTAGGGCATAGAAGAATAGAGAAAACTTCTCTTATAGCTAGTCTTATATATGAAGGGGATAAACTATCTAGAGAATGTTATAATTGTAATGCTACTCTTGGATGCAATTGGGATGATAGTAAGAAGAATTTAGAAATAAAGTACTAA